ATCAGCTCTGCCCGGTGATCGCCGACGTACAGTTCCAGCTTCTCGTCGAAGAGGAGCTGTGGGGGACGCACTTTCAAAGATCCCCACGGGACGATCGGGTCCTGGTCCGTGGGCTTCAGTCCTTGCTTGACCACGGCCTCCCGGCAAAGGCGGTGGGCCACGATACAGGCGTCATCGAAGACCGAATTGCCGAAGGTGTGATCACTGTGGTGGTGCGTATTGATCAGCACCTGCGGCTTTTCCACGCCGGACCTGCGGGTCATCGCCTCACGGAACTGACGGGTGCGGTCTTCGGTCAGCGCGGTGTCGATCACCGCCAGTTCATGGCCTGAGTGCACGAACCCGGAATTGTTGAGTCCCCAGCTGCCGTCGTGGTGGAGGTAGGCGTACACGCCGTCTCCCACCTCCACCAGGCTGGGCTCCTCGACGTAGCCACGATAGAAACTGCTCCAACTGGAGGCCATGATCAGCTCCTGCCTTCGGGTCCGCTCGGTCGTCGTCTCGGTGGGGTGGGTGGTCAGTTCTCGCGCATGCGGGCCAAGCCCTCCAGCGCCAGTCCGTATCCGAGGAGTCCGTGCATCTGCTCCCGCAGAGTCTCGGTCACCACGGTGCGCGTGTAGCGCCTCACCAGCCGAGGCTGCTTCAGGAGTTCCGCGGCCAGTTCCTGGGCTCGTTCCAGGAGCTGGTCCTCGGGAAGGATTTCATTGACCAGGCCGAGGTCCTTCGCTTCGGCCGCTTCGATCTTCTGCCCGGTGTACAGGAAGTACCGACCGCGCGTCAGTCCCATCAGCAGGGGCATGACGATGTGCATGCCGTCTCCGGGGACCATCCCCCCGGCGAAATGGGCGGTGTCCTGAAAGTACGTGGAATCGGTCGCGAGCACGATGTCCGAGAGCAGCGGGATCTCGGCGTGGCGTACCGCGGGACCGTTGATCGCCGCGATCACCGGTGCCTCGATCGAGAGGAGGTTGGGGAGCAGATGCTTGCCCTCCCACAGGATCGGGTCGTAGTGGGAGGGAGTCATGCTGTTGCGGTTCGGGTGGGAGCCGGGCTTGATCGCCGGACCGCTGAAGGCGTCACCGGTGCCCGTCAGGATGATGACGTCGTTTTCACGGTCTCGCCCTACCTGTGCGAAGGCGTCCTCGAACTCGTAGTGTGCCTGCAGGCTCCACTGCAGGGGGCCGCCGTCCGTGTGGAACCGCATGGTCAGGATGCCGTCGGAGGTCCGCTCCATCGCGATGGTCTCGTAGCGGTCCTTGTACTCCTTGAACTGCGATGACGGGCGCGTGAAGTGGGTCATGCTCGAATTCGTTTCCGTCACTGTGGGCTCTCCTTTTCACCGCGTCACCGCAGGGCCTCGAGTTGCTTGGTAGGCCAGACGCTAGAAGCGCGCAACATGTCCGTCAAACGTTTGATATAAAAAATTCATCAGGTCGAACACCGCGGAGCCGCACGGGAGTCACCATGACCAAGGGATCCAAGCCCACGGGACCGCGAAGGCCCACCCTGGCCGACGTCGCCGCGGCGGCGGGCGTACATACGAGCCTGGTCTCGCGGGTCTTGCGCGACGATCCGCGGGGATTCGCCTCTGCCGAGACGCGAAGTCGCATCCTGGCGGCAGCGGAAGCCCTGGGATACCGCGCCAACGTCGCAGCTCGCGGACTGCGCAACGCACGCACGACCACGCTCGGACTGCTTCTGCCCGGCTTCACCAGTCCGATGTATACGGCCCTCGCGAAAAGCGTCGAGGAGCATGCCGCCCTGAAGGGCTATGGCCTGGTCATGGGGACCCATGCGGCGGGCGACCCGCACGAAACGATCACGAACATGCTGATGCAGGGACGCGTGGACGCGATGCTCGTGGCTTCCGGGCGGATCGAAGACAAGGCACTGCGCCAGCTCGCCGAGTGGGCACCGCACCGGGTGGTGCTCCTGAACCGGCAGGTGATGGCTGTCAGAGCGAGCGTGGTCCTGCGCGACAGCGACGCGGCGGCTCTCGCCGTGCGGCATCTCGCAGACCTGGGCCACCGGCGGATCGGCGGCGTCTTCGGACCGCCGTCCCTCGACACCATGGTTCGGCGCCTGCAGGGGTATCGGGCGGCAGTTCGCTCGACAGGGGTCGAGGCACTCACCGCCTCGTGCAAAGAGCGCGACTACGCCGCGGGCTTCAACGCCGTGCAGCGACTCGCGGGTGGGGCGAACCCACCGACCGCGATCTTCGCGGCGACGTTTCCCATGGGTGTGGGGGCGCTGGCAGCCGCCCGGGCGATGGGCCTGACGGTTCCGGAGCAGCTCTCGGTCATTGCGCTGCATGACGACGACCTGGCCGGCTTCCTGACGCCTGCGCTCACCACCGTGGCTCTTCCGGTCAAGGAACTCGGGGTGCAGGCAGTCGAACTCGCGCTCGACATGGCGGCGGGAGGGGAACCACGAAGGATCGTGGTTCCCCAGAGCCCCGAAGTGATCGAACGCGCGTCGACGTCAGCGGTTCGATGAGATCTTGACCGGCGGCGGTTCAGCTCACGGCTTGGTGGCATCGAGCAGGGGCATGTCCAGCCGCGCGGCGAGGTCGTCGAAGGTGGTTCCGAAGGTGTGCGTGACGCTGACCCCTTGGGACGAGATGTCGAACACGGCCAGATCGGTGTAGACGCGGTCGACACATCCCAAGCCGGTAAGGGGGTAACTGCACTCCTTCACGAGCTTCGGTGCGCCGTCCTTGGTGAAGAGGGTCATCACCACGAACACCTGCTTGGCTCCGATCGCCAGATCCATGGCCCCGCCGACAGCGGGGATGGCATCGGGTGCGCCGGTGTGCCAGTTGGCCAGGTCTCCCCGGGCGGAGACCTGATAAGCGCCCAGGACGCAGATGTCCAGGTGCCCGCCGCGCATCATGGCGAAGGAGTCCGCGTGGTGGAAGTAGGCCGCTCCCGGAAGCTCGGTGACAGGCACCTTTCCGGCATTGGTCAGGTCCGGGTCGATGTCGCTTCCCGTGGCGGCGGGGCCCATGTTCAGCATGCCGTTCTCCGTGTGCAGCACGACCCCCGAGCCAGGTGGCAGGTGGTCGGCGACGAGCGTCGGCTGGCCGATGCCCAGGTTCACGAACGCGCCGTCCGGGATGTGCCGGGCCACCAGGGCTGCGATGTCATGCTTGCCCAGCGGGGCATTCGTGTGCGATGAACGCGTGGCGGGGTTCATGCCGCGTCCCCTTCCTGCACCACTCGGTCGACGTAGATGCTCGGAGTGACCACGGTCTCGGGATCGATCTCACCGGTCTCGACGATCTCGCGTACCTGCGCGATCACCGTGGTCGCCGCGGTCGCCATGACCGGCCCGAAGTTGCGCGCCG
Above is a window of Streptomyces sp. SAI-135 DNA encoding:
- a CDS encoding enoyl-CoA hydratase/isomerase family protein translates to MTHFTRPSSQFKEYKDRYETIAMERTSDGILTMRFHTDGGPLQWSLQAHYEFEDAFAQVGRDRENDVIILTGTGDAFSGPAIKPGSHPNRNSMTPSHYDPILWEGKHLLPNLLSIEAPVIAAINGPAVRHAEIPLLSDIVLATDSTYFQDTAHFAGGMVPGDGMHIVMPLLMGLTRGRYFLYTGQKIEAAEAKDLGLVNEILPEDQLLERAQELAAELLKQPRLVRRYTRTVVTETLREQMHGLLGYGLALEGLARMREN
- a CDS encoding LacI family DNA-binding transcriptional regulator; this encodes MTKGSKPTGPRRPTLADVAAAAGVHTSLVSRVLRDDPRGFASAETRSRILAAAEALGYRANVAARGLRNARTTTLGLLLPGFTSPMYTALAKSVEEHAALKGYGLVMGTHAAGDPHETITNMLMQGRVDAMLVASGRIEDKALRQLAEWAPHRVVLLNRQVMAVRASVVLRDSDAAALAVRHLADLGHRRIGGVFGPPSLDTMVRRLQGYRAAVRSTGVEALTASCKERDYAAGFNAVQRLAGGANPPTAIFAATFPMGVGALAAARAMGLTVPEQLSVIALHDDDLAGFLTPALTTVALPVKELGVQAVELALDMAAGGEPRRIVVPQSPEVIERASTSAVR
- a CDS encoding 3-oxoacid CoA-transferase subunit B, which codes for MNPATRSSHTNAPLGKHDIAALVARHIPDGAFVNLGIGQPTLVADHLPPGSGVVLHTENGMLNMGPAATGSDIDPDLTNAGKVPVTELPGAAYFHHADSFAMMRGGHLDICVLGAYQVSARGDLANWHTGAPDAIPAVGGAMDLAIGAKQVFVVMTLFTKDGAPKLVKECSYPLTGLGCVDRVYTDLAVFDISSQGVSVTHTFGTTFDDLAARLDMPLLDATKP